In Topomyia yanbarensis strain Yona2022 chromosome 2, ASM3024719v1, whole genome shotgun sequence, one DNA window encodes the following:
- the LOC131680742 gene encoding WD repeat-containing protein on Y chromosome encodes MDFSAVALSTSVKDYSNPQLLHRHLSQEDIEYLREVFIERKQLLPEELRSELHNLTGVQFKDEDFEALFMKINTDQDNFCQWDELISYLILGFQNDDPLAVQESLDLPISSDLGLKLGRQTYPVTKIEYSPFVSYEGTVNWSQGSWITSTREAVINFWKRDWKHEKTGKAFSVDLKRAKTMILDTAVLPDQYNFCVACLECELRFYDIIASGFTLKTIVNRIPHAINALFYHFAPNSRSKLILGDFIGFVRIIEFYPEKKEPFKFDAGSAITRMSFRDLMSGHCPQMLCIDYGRLLPDVVQQVMFVEATNCVLACSENNPLVPHNQRNKLQKSLVIQHWVNHDKRTEFKVPKGVACFAFEHLKDLLVTGGPDGQLRLWDSRRPEKPTVVLPGHNAGVVFLFLQDEALKIYSMDQKKIVKIWDMLNRVLIQTYSGFATNLYKTVPACALYSEASRELLVGANKVLSATCCPKIPLEVTDGESHTQPISVLLYNPLFKVVISCGLDSFIIVWDHTVNRKLTVITNAHTQIVNGLQEKVQITTACFDPKLQLLLTGARDGTMKIWNFNSGSLMSSMSIEPDCEVTAVFWEPTSILAMGWNCVVCEFPVGQSGMDFPSNVEWQKLHSDDILGAAVTHSEPRAVATCSYTGELIFWMLQTGQPYRRFDAAKPTIKIPVNFRRQIKPHPPRRTTRTSIFLPQEHWKHRRLTKIEMPVTVEQLRQLTINTMLFLEKRLMHPEYGTLMASLDTGIIQVYSHHPDGGFLGSFRTSHMAGDRVVTMTTDAQNRFLFTGSYLGYVKIWLIENYFIPEAKQSKINRAALRLQFSFLHEDVIPGRAKRSVTHQADPWLLNSYQAHRNCITALVYMESTKVLVSASSDRTIRMWSLNGQYIGLLGSPVKWAALNPDVPIPTGYQFRIPPDLQREVSFTTAQVLRGGERVIKFKSRILQEASERRRTEAIETYGKPLEDPILNPNVFPYMERSGYVPDPKMDYSFQVAPIFEHLSIQNLLKLKPVDSENAIRRVKELDFSQDGDRIDSYNEKDQQVSQFSFKPE; translated from the exons ATGGACTTCTCAGCAGTAGCTCTCAGTACCAGCGTAAAAGACTATTCAAATCCGCAACTCCTACACCGGCATCTCTCCCAGGAAGATATCGAGTATTTGCGGGAAGTATTCATCGAGCGTAAGCAGTTACTACCGGAGGAGCTGCGCTCGGAACTGCACAACCTAACCGGAGTGCAATTCAAAGATGAGGATTTCGAGGCCTTGTTTATGAAAATCAATACCGATCAGGACAATTTCTGTCAATGGGATGAACTGATTAGCTACCTTatccttggatttcaaaacgacgATCCACTGGCGGTACAAGAATCATTGGACCTACCCATTTCTTCCGATTTGGGTTTGAAACTTGGGCGACAAACCTATCCAGTGACCAAAATAGAGTACAGTCCATTCGTATCGTAT GAAGGTACAGTAAATTGGTCTCAAGGGTCATGGATTACGTCAACTCGTGAAGCAGTTATTAATTTCTGGAAGCGGGATTGGAAGCATGAAAAAACTGGCAAGGCTTTCAGCG TTGACTTGAAACGAGCCAAAACGATGATCCTGGACACGGCCGTTCTTCCCGATCAATATAACTTCTGCGTAGCTTGTCTGGAATGTGAACTTCGCTTTTATGACATCATCGCATCTGGGTTTACCCTGAAAACCATCGTGAATAGAATTCCGCACGCAATTAACGCTCTATTCTATCACTTTGCACCGAATTCCAGAAGCAAGCTGATACTGGGGGACTTCATCGGTTTCGTGCGGATTATTGAGTTTTATCCGGagaaaaaggaaccgttcaagttCGATGCCGGTTCCGCTATTACTAGGATGAGCTTTCGCGATCTGATGAGCGGTCACTGTCCACAGATGCTTTGCATAGATTATGGTCGTTTGCTACCGGATGTTGTGCAACAAGTTATGTTTGTTGAGGCAACCAACTGTGTTTTGGCATGTTCTGAAAACAACCCACTGGTTCCGCATAATCAGCGAAATAAACTGCAAAAGTCGCTGGTAATTCAACACTGGGTCAATCATGACAAAAGGACAGAGTTCAAAGTTCCGAAAGGTGTCGCTTGCTTTGCGTTCGAACACTTGAAGGACTTGCTGGTTACTGGAGGTCCTGATGGACAGCTAAGATTGTGGGACAGCCGTCGACCAGAGAAACCAACAGTGGTGCTTCCCGGGCATAATGCAGGAGTCGTATTTCTTTTCCTGCAGGATGAAGCTCTGAAGATATACAGCATGGACCAAAAAAAGATTGTTAAGATTTGGGATATGCTAAACAGAGTATTAATTCAAACGTATAGTGGTTTTGCGACTAATTTGTATAAAACAGTTCCGGCATGCGCGTTGTACAGCGAAGCAAGCCGAGAGCTACTTGTTGGTGCCAACAAAGTGTTGTCTGCAACATGTTGTCCTAAAATTCCGCTGGAGGTTACCGACGGTGAGAGCCACACCCAACCGATTTCAGTTCTTTTATATAATCCACTGTTCAAAGTTGTGATCAGTTGTGGCCTAGACAGTTTCATAATCGTGTGGGATCACACGGTTAACCGAAAACTGACCGTGATAACAAACGCACACACCCAAATCGTTAACGGATTACAGGAAAAAGTCCAAATAACTACTGCCTGTTTCGATCCAAAATTACAACTGCTGCTGACTGGTGCTCGCGATGGCACGATGAAAATCTGGAACTTTAACAGTGGCTCTCTCATGAGCTCTATGAGCATCGAGCCAGATTGTGAAGTAACCGCCGTATTCTGGGAACCTACCAGTATTCTGGCAATGGGTTGGAATTGCGTCGTTTGCGAGTTCCCTGTTGGTCAATCCGGAATGGACTTCCCTAGTAACGTAGAGTGGCAAAAGCTCCACTCGGATGACATTCTTGGTGCAGCAGTAACTCATAGTGAGCCGAGGGCAGTGGCCACCTGTAGCTATACGGGAGAACTGATCTTCTGGATGCTGCAAACAGGACAACCATATCGCAGATTCGACGCTGCCAAACCTACCATTAAAATTCCAGTTAATTTCCGCCGCCAGATTAAACCGCATCCACCACGAAGAACAACTCGAACGTCAATTTTTCTGCCACAGGAACACTGGAAACACCGTAGATTGACTAAGATTGAGATGCCGGTAACGGTGGAACAGTTGAGACAACTAACTATTAACACGATGCTATTTTTGGAAAAGCGCCTAATGCATCCGGAATATGGTACACTGATGGCGTCGTTGGACACGGGAATTATACAGGTTTACTCACACCATCCGGATGGAGGTTTCCTGGGATCCTTCAGAACCAGCCACATGGCGGGCGATCGAGTAGTTACAATGACAACGGACGCGCAGAACCGCTTCCTTTTCACTGGATCTTATCTAGGATATGTGAAGATTTGGTTAATTGAAAACTATTT CATTCCGGAAGCAAAACAGTCTAAAATCAATCGAGCTGCATTGAGACTACAATTTTCCTTCTTGCATGAAGATGTGATACCTGGTCGAGCAAAACGTTCGGTGACACACCAAGCAGACCCATGGCTCTTAAATTCATATCAAGCTCACCGAAACTGTATCACTGCTCTAGTTTACATGGAATCTACCAAGGTTCTAGTAAG CGCCAGCAGTGACCGAACGATTCGTATGTGGTCACTCAACGGGCAGTACATTGGACTGCTGGGTAGTCCAGTAAAGTGGGCCGCACTTAATCCGGATGTCCCCATTCCAACGGGGTACCAATTCCGGATTCCACCGGACCTCCAACGGGAAGTTAGTTTCACTACGGCTCAAGTTTTGAGAGGCGGCGAGCGGGTAATCAAATTCAAGAGTCGCATACTGCAAGAAGCCAGTGAGCGTCGTCGTACAGAAGCGATTGAAACCTATGGGAAACCGCTGGAAGATCCAATTTTGAATCCAAACGTTTTTCCCTACATGGAGCGATCTGGTTACGTACCGGATCCTAAGATGGACTATTCGTTTCAAGTTGCGcctatttttgaacatttgagcATTCAAAATTTGCTCAAGTTGAAACCTGTCGACTCCGAGAATGCGATCAGAAGGGTAAAGGAGCTTGATTTTTCCCAGGATGGAGACCGAATTGATTCGTATAACGAAAAAGACCAACAGGTATCCCAATTCAGTTTTAAGCCAGAGTGA